From a single Vanacampus margaritifer isolate UIUO_Vmar chromosome 15, RoL_Vmar_1.0, whole genome shotgun sequence genomic region:
- the LOC144035477 gene encoding protein ADM2-like, producing the protein MRSPLAVFCISVVCFQLLLAEELFSLDHLNRLIESEDDPSSLPGTQANAASPSVKWPLRKQQPSKVKRSTFSLAWARPVERLGVHGRPARARRHAHPGSRGTHHYPHHAQLMRVGCVLGTCQVQNLSHRLYQLIGQSGREDSSPINPRSPYSYG; encoded by the exons ATGCGCTCCCCTCTTGCGGTCTTTTGCATCAGCGTGGTGTGCTTCCAATTGCTGTTGGCGGAAGAACTCTTCAG CTTGGACCATCTCAATAGGCTAATCGAATCCGAAGATGATCCATCGTCGCTACCTGGGACTCAAGCCAACGCCGCCAGTCCATCCGTGAAATGGCCGCTCAGAAAGCAACAGCCCTCTAAGGTGAAAAGAAGCACCTTCAGTCTGGCATGGGCCAGACCCGTTGAGCGTTTGGGGGTCCACGGCCGGCCGGCAAGGGCCCGCCGCCACGCCCACCCCGGCTCCCGGGGGACTCACCACTACCCCCACCACGCCCAGCTGATGCGAGTGGGATGTGTACTGGGAACCTGCCAAGTACAGAACCTCAGTCACAGGCTTTATCAGCTTATCGGACAGAGCGGCAGAGAAGACTCATCGCCTATTAATCCGAGGAGCCCCTATAGTTACGGATGA